A genomic segment from Bryobacteraceae bacterium encodes:
- the hfq gene encoding RNA chaperone Hfq has protein sequence MEKAAQNIQEAFLNSARKERIFLTIYLMSGVKLSGRIKSFDKYSLILESNNQEQLIFKHAISTVVVSRASHGPSSHSAPGPGAGHAAAAAAGDAVDS, from the coding sequence GTGGAAAAGGCAGCCCAGAACATCCAGGAAGCTTTTCTTAACAGCGCTCGCAAAGAACGCATCTTCCTCACGATCTACCTCATGAGTGGGGTGAAGTTGTCCGGCAGGATCAAGAGCTTCGACAAATACTCTCTCATACTGGAGTCGAACAATCAGGAGCAGTTGATCTTCAAACACGCAATTTCGACGGTGGTTGTGTCCCGCGCGAGCCATGGTCCGTCCAGCCACTCCGCGCCGGGCCCGGGCGCCGGGCATGCGGCGGCGGCCGCCGCCGGCGATGCGGTTGATTCTTAA
- a CDS encoding outer membrane beta-barrel protein — protein sequence MYRFAPLVLLTAASFGQVFEVGPHGGVSRLSGRDIGTYTVGGAEPVTLENGWRFGFRMTLNNWAHFGHEMGYAYNRTTFRINSDPVQEAGTAIHQGIYNFLAYATPEGSRVRPFAAGGGHFSNFIFPGLSVTQGGGSNKIGYNYGGGVKIRVSPQWLIRFDVRQYVTGKPFDLPGQSGAIKQLEASIGFSFVM from the coding sequence ATGTATCGTTTCGCACCCCTGGTCCTGTTGACGGCCGCCTCCTTCGGGCAAGTGTTCGAAGTTGGCCCGCACGGGGGTGTAAGCCGGTTGTCGGGTCGGGATATAGGCACGTACACGGTGGGTGGCGCCGAGCCGGTGACTCTCGAGAACGGATGGCGATTCGGGTTCCGCATGACGCTCAATAATTGGGCGCATTTCGGCCACGAAATGGGCTACGCGTACAACCGGACCACGTTCCGGATCAACTCCGACCCCGTGCAGGAGGCCGGCACCGCTATTCACCAGGGCATCTACAACTTCCTTGCCTACGCCACGCCGGAGGGCTCGCGGGTGCGGCCGTTTGCCGCCGGCGGGGGCCACTTCAGCAACTTCATCTTTCCCGGACTCTCGGTGACGCAGGGGGGCGGCTCCAACAAGATCGGCTACAACTATGGCGGCGGCGTCAAGATCCGTGTTTCCCCGCAGTGGCTGATCCGCTTCGACGTCCGCCAATATGTGACCGGCAAGCCGTTCGACCTCCCGGGCCAGTCCGGCGCCATCAAGCAACTCGAAGCTTCGATCGGCTTCTCCTTCGTAATGTAA
- a CDS encoding lactate utilization protein has translation MSRAAILADIRAAIGRTAGQAIPDPPPPRIAIADVSVDERVRRFSVALEALNGKPYFASSKDEARNYVARLLEGRDAVASAAPFLVECGITGLPGVSTPGGDRLALRELCATRAIGITSADYALAETGTLVMISSAEEARLVSLLPPCHVAVAPVARLLTGLDELLTVLPQPAGRSSAMALITGPSRTADIEQILVRGVHGPGEIHVVLVG, from the coding sequence ATGTCGCGCGCCGCCATCCTCGCGGACATCCGTGCCGCTATCGGCCGCACAGCGGGTCAGGCCATTCCGGATCCGCCCCCGCCACGCATCGCTATCGCGGATGTATCGGTGGACGAACGTGTCCGCCGCTTTTCCGTGGCGCTCGAGGCGCTCAATGGCAAGCCGTACTTCGCGTCGTCGAAAGATGAGGCCCGCAACTATGTTGCCCGGCTGCTCGAAGGCCGCGACGCCGTCGCCTCAGCGGCGCCGTTCCTCGTCGAGTGCGGCATCACCGGGCTCCCCGGAGTCTCGACGCCCGGCGGCGATCGCCTTGCCTTGCGCGAACTCTGCGCTACGCGGGCAATCGGAATCACTTCGGCCGACTACGCACTGGCCGAAACCGGCACGCTCGTCATGATCTCCTCGGCCGAGGAGGCGCGCCTGGTTTCGCTGCTGCCGCCGTGCCACGTCGCGGTGGCGCCCGTGGCGCGGCTGCTCACGGGGCTCGACGAGTTGCTGACCGTCCTGCCTCAGCCGGCCGGCCGCTCCAGCGCGATGGCGCTCATCACCGGACCCAGCCGCACCGCCGACATCGAGCAAATCCTCGTTCGTGGCGTCCACGGGCCCGGCGAGATCCATGTTGTACTGGTAGGGTGA
- a CDS encoding LutB/LldF family L-lactate oxidation iron-sulfur protein, which produces MKLIPVEEIHETLANPRLQTAIYESTGRLMHKRAAAIAPVPDFQEYREQANRIKRHTIENLDHYLEQLEANVTARGGKVIWCRDAAEAVAFVRNLCREKQVKRIVKSKSMTSEEIELNHEVEKDGIDVVETDLGEYILQLAEERPYHIVAPALHKTRYDVADIFTEKLGVEREEVIEKQTMIARRLLREKFLTAELGITGANFLVADSGAVVIVENEGNARLSSSAPRIQVAIAGFEKIIPRAQDLATFLKILGRSATGQPLTVYTSFLSGPRRPGEIDGPEEFYLLLLDNGRTKVIADPEKRQSLYCIRCGACLNHCPVYRKIGGHNYPWVYSGPIGAILSPQFHGVHQDPWLPFASSLCGACGEVCPVKIEIPKILLSLRAGVVDSKKGRPEGQYEGLAFRAYSYVMTRPWLYRLSTKLAAMFFPGEHGRWMTSVPGFLAKSPVGKWLSERDLPPPAPKPFRALWAERQKAKGSR; this is translated from the coding sequence ATGAAACTGATCCCTGTCGAAGAGATTCACGAGACGCTGGCGAACCCGCGGCTCCAGACCGCGATCTACGAATCCACCGGCCGGCTGATGCACAAGCGCGCCGCCGCCATCGCTCCGGTGCCGGATTTCCAGGAGTACCGCGAGCAGGCCAACCGCATCAAGCGCCACACCATCGAGAATCTCGATCACTACCTCGAGCAGCTCGAAGCGAACGTCACCGCGCGCGGTGGCAAAGTCATATGGTGCCGGGACGCCGCTGAGGCGGTCGCCTTCGTGCGCAATCTCTGCCGGGAAAAGCAGGTGAAGCGCATCGTCAAATCGAAGTCGATGACGAGCGAAGAGATCGAACTGAACCACGAGGTGGAAAAAGACGGGATCGATGTCGTCGAGACCGACCTTGGCGAGTACATCCTGCAACTCGCCGAAGAGCGCCCGTATCATATCGTTGCTCCGGCGCTGCACAAAACCCGGTACGACGTAGCCGATATCTTCACCGAAAAGCTCGGTGTGGAGCGCGAAGAGGTCATCGAGAAGCAGACGATGATCGCTCGCCGTCTGCTGCGCGAGAAGTTCCTCACCGCGGAACTGGGCATTACCGGCGCGAACTTCCTGGTGGCGGATTCCGGCGCGGTGGTGATCGTAGAAAACGAAGGCAACGCGCGCTTGTCGTCATCGGCTCCGCGCATCCAGGTTGCCATCGCCGGCTTTGAGAAGATCATCCCCCGCGCGCAGGACCTGGCGACATTCCTCAAGATCCTCGGCCGCAGCGCTACGGGCCAGCCGCTAACCGTCTACACATCGTTCCTGTCGGGGCCGCGCCGGCCGGGCGAGATCGACGGCCCGGAGGAGTTCTACCTCCTGCTGCTCGACAACGGGCGGACCAAGGTCATCGCCGACCCGGAAAAGCGCCAGTCACTGTACTGCATTCGCTGCGGCGCCTGCCTGAATCACTGCCCGGTGTATCGCAAGATCGGCGGCCACAACTATCCATGGGTGTACTCAGGGCCCATCGGCGCGATCCTCTCGCCGCAATTCCACGGCGTCCATCAAGATCCGTGGCTTCCGTTCGCCTCGAGCCTGTGCGGAGCCTGCGGAGAAGTCTGCCCGGTGAAGATCGAGATTCCGAAGATCCTGCTCTCGCTCCGCGCCGGCGTTGTCGATTCGAAGAAAGGCCGTCCCGAGGGGCAGTACGAAGGCCTTGCCTTCCGCGCCTATTCATACGTGATGACGCGCCCGTGGCTCTACCGCCTGTCGACCAAACTCGCCGCGATGTTCTTCCCCGGCGAACACGGCCGCTGGATGACCTCGGTTCCGGGATTCCTCGCCAAATCGCCGGTAGGAAAGTGGCTTTCCGAACGGGATCTTCCGCCGCCGGCGCCGAAGCCGTTCCGGGCGCTTTGGGCCGAACGCCAAAAAGCAAAGGGGAGCCGCTGA
- a CDS encoding (Fe-S)-binding protein, with amino-acid sequence MVPARVSLFVTCIVDQLFPNAGIAVADVLERVGYEVDFPRDQTCCGQPAFNSGYREEARQVAEHCLRVFDDAEYIVAPSGSCSSMCSHHYADLAAGDSAFLDRVHGFEKRVWEFSTFLTEVAKVEDVGAYFPHTVTYHDSCHALRELRVKDGPRALLRNVEGLTLAEMDAAEECCGFGGTFSVKFPDVSGGMARTKIDSILRTGASHVVSIDSSCLMQLQGALNRQAPPIRAIHLAEVLAQTK; translated from the coding sequence ATGGTGCCCGCACGGGTTTCCCTCTTCGTTACCTGCATCGTCGACCAGCTTTTTCCCAACGCCGGAATCGCCGTCGCCGACGTCCTTGAAAGGGTCGGCTACGAGGTCGACTTTCCCCGCGACCAGACGTGTTGCGGCCAACCGGCGTTCAACAGCGGCTATCGCGAGGAAGCGCGCCAGGTGGCGGAGCACTGCCTGCGAGTCTTCGACGACGCCGAATATATCGTGGCGCCATCCGGCTCCTGCTCGTCCATGTGCAGCCATCACTACGCCGATCTTGCCGCCGGCGACTCGGCGTTCCTCGACCGCGTACACGGATTCGAAAAGCGCGTCTGGGAGTTTTCGACCTTCCTCACCGAAGTCGCAAAGGTGGAGGACGTCGGCGCGTACTTCCCGCACACGGTGACGTACCACGATTCCTGCCATGCCCTGCGCGAGCTGCGGGTCAAAGATGGTCCGCGCGCGCTGTTGCGGAACGTGGAAGGCCTCACGCTGGCCGAAATGGACGCGGCGGAGGAATGCTGTGGCTTCGGCGGTACGTTCTCGGTGAAGTTTCCGGACGTCTCCGGCGGCATGGCCCGCACCAAAATCGATTCGATTCTCCGCACCGGCGCAAGCCACGTTGTCTCCATCGATTCGAGCTGCCTGATGCAACTGCAGGGCGCCTTGAATCGCCAGGCGCCTCCCATCCGCGCCATCCACCTGGCCGAAGTCCTGGCGCAAACAAAGTAA